In the genome of Ictalurus furcatus strain D&B chromosome 13, Billie_1.0, whole genome shotgun sequence, one region contains:
- the adoa gene encoding 2-aminoethanethiol (cysteamine) dioxygenase a, giving the protein MLRDSSKPSLIQKIATQAQVTFKNCDGKELLANLADLRALLSDIRAADLNIAPPKKKGSGSGTRARRRAPVTYMHICETPTFSMGVFALRSGVSIPLHDHPGMNGILKVLYGKVRIRCFDKLDGTPDPDPDLETVSGAGSEAVQKDAVCLAALRSSGEFTQQSAPCVLSPRTDNLHQIDALDGPAAFLDILAPPYDPDDGRDCHYYRLLRTASKNGEDKKDEETVWLLEVPQPEEFWCGGEPYPGPKVTL; this is encoded by the coding sequence ATGCTACGGGACAGCAGCAAACCTTCACTCATCCAGAAAATCGCAACCCAAGCACAGGTTACGTTTAAAAACTGCGACGGTAAAGAGTTGTTGGCGAACTTGGCGGATCTGCGCGCGCTGCTGAGCGACATCAGGGCCGCAGACCTCAACATCGCGCCGCCGAAGAAGAAAGGATCTGGCTCGGGGACGCGAGCGCGCCGCAGAGCTCCAGTCACCTACATGCACATCTGCGAGACCCCGACGTTCAGCATGGGCGTGTTCGCGCTGCGGAGCGGCGTCTCCATCCCTCTGCATGACCACCCTGGAATGAACGGCATCCTCAAGGTGCTCTACGGCAAGGTACGGATCCGCTGCTTCGACAAGCTAGACGGGACCCCTGACCCAGATCCTGACCTTGAGACCGTATCCGGTGCTGGGAGTGAGGCTGTGCAGAAGGACGCGGTGTGCCTGGCCGCGCTGCGCTCCAGCGGTGAGTTCACGCAGCAGAGCGCGCCGTGCGTGCTGAGCCCCCGCACGGACAACCTGCACCAGATCGACGCGCTTGACGGACCCGCTGCCTTCCTGGACATCCTGGCACCGCCGTACGACCCGGATGACGGCAGGGACTGTCACTACTACCGACTGTTACGCACGGCCAGCAAGAACGGGGAAGATAAAAAGGACGAGGAGACCGTCTGGCTTTTAGAGGTCCCCCAACCCGAGGAGTTCTGGTGCGGGGGCGAGCCTTACCCCGGCCCAAAAGTTACCCTGTAG